The Henckelia pumila isolate YLH828 chromosome 2, ASM3356847v2, whole genome shotgun sequence genome includes a window with the following:
- the LOC140882940 gene encoding uncharacterized protein At1g76070: MEKPITVKPKSKILNLVSKAAQVSFQNLPFSPGRRTHHNKGFSGPIMTSMIPPEARGRSKNFETQEPTSPKVSCMGQIKHRKKISCKKKPERAGKPKVVELKKKPSGVWKLFGPGRKSDASINYNPPPQQNRPSSAEGAPSLGQMRKFASSRDTFANFDWSAAQIAPEKNSRRDCDYSDEERGYSDGEDNEVIIPFSAPILMAGVAVEPRKEINLWKRRTMARPKPLQLNKIR, from the coding sequence ATGGAGAAGCCAATTACTGTGAAACCCAAGAGCAAAATCCTAAACTTGGTTTCCAAAGCGGCGCAGGTTTCCTTCCAAAATCTGCCGTTCAGTCCCGGCCGACGAACCCATCACAACAAGGGATTTTCCGGCCCGATTATGACCTCCATGATCCCGCCCGAAGCCCGGGGCAGATCCAAGAATTTCGAAACCCAAGAACCCACCTCGCCAAAGGTCTCATGCATGGGACAGATCAAGCACAGGAAGAAGATCAGTTGCAAGAAGAAGCCCGAGAGAGCGGGTAAGCCCAAGGTTGTTGAACTGAAGAAGAAGCCGTCCGGGGTCTGGAAGCTTTTCGGGCCTGGGAGGAAATCCGATGCGTCCATCAATTACAATCCGCCGCCGCAGCAGAACCGCCCGTCGTCGGCGGAGGGAGCGCCGAGCCTCGGGCAGATGAGGAAGTTCGCGAGCAGCCGCGACACGTTCGCGAATTTCGATTGGTCGGCTGCGCAGATTGCGCCGGAGAAGAACTCCCGGAGGGACTGCGACTATTCCGATGAAGAGAGGGGTTACAGCGACGGCGAGGATAATGAAGTCATTATCCCTTTCTCGGCGCCTATTTTGATGGCCGGCGTGGCGGTGGAGCCGAGGAAGGAGATTAATTTGTGGAAGAGGAGGACCATGGCTCGGCCTAAGCCTCTTCAATTAAACAAAATTAGATGA